The proteins below come from a single Fusobacterium nucleatum genomic window:
- the smpB gene encoding SsrA-binding protein SmpB, translated as MIIANNKKAFFDYFIEEKYEAGIELKGSEVKSIKAGKVSIKESFVRIINDEIFIMGMSVVPWEFGSVYNPEERRVRKLLLHRKEIKKIHEKVKIKGYTIVPLDVHLSKGYVKIQIAIAKGKKTYDKRESIAKKDQERNLKREFKSNNR; from the coding sequence ATGATAATTGCAAATAATAAAAAAGCTTTTTTTGATTATTTTATAGAAGAAAAATATGAGGCTGGAATTGAGCTAAAAGGTAGTGAGGTAAAATCAATTAAAGCAGGAAAAGTTAGTATAAAAGAATCTTTTGTCAGAATTATAAATGATGAAATATTCATAATGGGAATGTCAGTTGTCCCTTGGGAGTTTGGAAGTGTTTATAATCCAGAAGAAAGAAGAGTTAGAAAATTACTTTTACATAGAAAGGAAATAAAAAAAATACATGAAAAAGTAAAAATAAAAGGTTATACAATAGTTCCCTTAGATGTTCATTTATCAAAGGGTTATGTGAAAATCCAAATTGCAATAGCTAAAGGTAAAAAGACTTATGATAAGAGAGAAAGTATAGCCAAAAAAGATCAAGAAAGAAATTTAAAAAGAGAGTTTAAAAGTAATAATAGATAA